One stretch of Streptomyces zhihengii DNA includes these proteins:
- a CDS encoding glutathione S-transferase family protein, whose translation MSATPSAAAPAFRGRIGCDMSSGHYAAPHRYRLHLSLPCPGSLRIAVTHRLLGLGDLLPVELLPAVPDTPDGGFTSLRPLYEASSHHHRGPAAAPVLSDAWTGRVVSTHAPDIERDLALRFGSAGPELHPRADARRIEAVGRLCTEGIDEAAQSAGELGIEHGAHAEPLGTLLDALGSLERCLGEQEFVLGERLTAADVQVWTTLVQLDTVHRWHLDADAVDRIAAHPALWAYARRLAAHPAFGPLLDLDAITRRHHARCRGQEAAGAAMQIVDWYASAGRTTA comes from the coding sequence ATGTCCGCCACACCCTCCGCCGCCGCGCCCGCCTTCCGCGGCCGCATCGGCTGCGACATGAGCAGCGGCCACTACGCCGCGCCGCACCGCTACCGGCTCCACCTGTCCCTGCCGTGCCCCGGCTCCCTGCGCATCGCCGTCACCCACCGGCTGCTCGGTCTCGGCGACCTCCTGCCCGTCGAGCTGCTGCCCGCCGTCCCGGACACCCCGGACGGCGGATTCACCTCGCTCCGCCCGCTGTACGAGGCCAGTTCCCACCACCACCGCGGCCCCGCAGCCGCCCCCGTGCTCAGCGACGCCTGGACCGGACGGGTCGTCAGCACCCACGCGCCCGACATCGAGCGCGACCTCGCCCTGCGCTTCGGTTCCGCCGGGCCCGAGCTCCACCCTCGGGCCGACGCGCGGCGGATCGAGGCCGTCGGCCGCCTGTGTACCGAGGGCATCGACGAGGCGGCGCAGAGCGCGGGCGAGCTGGGCATCGAGCACGGGGCCCACGCGGAACCGCTCGGCACCCTCCTCGACGCACTCGGCTCCCTCGAACGCTGCCTCGGCGAGCAGGAGTTCGTCCTCGGGGAGCGGCTCACCGCGGCCGATGTGCAGGTGTGGACCACCCTCGTCCAGCTCGACACCGTCCACCGCTGGCACCTCGACGCGGACGCCGTGGACCGGATCGCCGCCCACCCCGCCCTGTGGGCCTACGCCCGCAGGCTCGCCGCCCACCCGGCCTTCGGCCCGCTGCTCGACCTCGACGCCATCACCCGCCGCCACCACGCCCGATGTCGGGGACAGGAGGCCGCGGGCGCGGCGATGCAGATCGTCGACTGGTACGCCTCGGCGGGCCGCACCACCGCCTGA
- a CDS encoding NADP-dependent isocitrate dehydrogenase: MTDSTIIYTHTDEAPALATYSFLPVIQAYASTAGVTVETRDISLAGRIISQFPEYLEEGQRIDDALAELGELAKTPGANIIKLPNISASIPQLKAAVAELQAQGYALPAYPDEPKTDEERDIRARYDKVKGSAVNPVLREGNSDRRAPASVKNYAKAHPHRMGAWTGDSKTNVATMGVDDFRSTEKSAVVGKDGTLRIELKGDDGSTTVLRESVPVLAGEVVDASVMRVAALREFLTAQVARAKAEDVLFSVHLKATMMKVSDPIVFGHVVRAFFPKTFAQYGDVLAKAGLTPNDGLGGIYKGLESLPEGAEVKASFDAELAEGPALAMVDSDKGITNLHVPSDVIVDASMPAMIRTSGHMWGPDGQEADTLAVLPDSSYAGVYQAVIEDCRANGAYDPATMGTVPNVGLMAQKAEEYGSHDKTFEIPATGTVRVVDAEGNAVLEQTVGAGDIFRMCQTKDAPIKDWVKLAVTRARATGDPAVFWLDETRAHDAQLIAKVNAYLPEHDTEGLDIRILAPVEATQLSVERIRRGENTISVTGNVLRDYLTDLFPILELGTSAKMLSVVPLMNGGGLFETGAGGSAPKHVQQLVKENYLRWDSLGEFLALAVSFEHLATTTGNARAKVLADTLDRATGTFLGEDKSPSRRLGGIDNRGSHFYLALYWAQELAAQSDDAQLAEAFAPLAKTLAEQEETIVGELIAVQGSPAEIGGYYQPDPAKASAVMRPSETLNQALATLA, encoded by the coding sequence GTGACTGACTCGACCATCATCTATACGCACACCGACGAGGCGCCCGCCCTGGCGACGTACTCGTTCCTGCCTGTGATCCAGGCGTACGCATCGACGGCCGGTGTCACCGTGGAGACCCGTGACATCTCGCTCGCGGGGCGGATCATCTCCCAGTTCCCCGAGTACCTCGAAGAGGGCCAGCGCATCGACGACGCCCTCGCCGAGCTCGGCGAGCTGGCGAAGACGCCCGGTGCGAACATCATCAAGCTTCCGAACATCTCGGCCTCGATCCCGCAGCTCAAGGCTGCCGTGGCCGAGCTCCAGGCCCAGGGCTACGCCCTCCCGGCCTACCCGGACGAGCCGAAGACCGACGAGGAGCGCGACATCCGCGCCCGCTACGACAAGGTCAAGGGCAGCGCCGTCAACCCGGTCCTGCGCGAGGGCAACTCCGACCGCCGCGCCCCCGCCTCGGTCAAGAACTACGCCAAGGCCCACCCGCACCGCATGGGCGCCTGGACCGGCGACTCCAAGACGAACGTCGCCACCATGGGCGTCGACGACTTCCGGTCCACCGAGAAGTCCGCGGTCGTCGGGAAGGACGGCACCCTGCGCATCGAGCTCAAGGGTGACGACGGCTCCACCACCGTGCTGCGCGAGTCGGTACCCGTCCTCGCCGGCGAGGTCGTCGACGCCTCCGTGATGCGCGTCGCCGCCCTGCGCGAGTTCCTCACCGCCCAGGTCGCCCGGGCGAAGGCGGAGGACGTGCTGTTCTCCGTGCACCTCAAGGCCACGATGATGAAGGTCTCCGACCCGATCGTCTTCGGCCACGTCGTCCGCGCCTTCTTCCCGAAGACGTTCGCGCAGTACGGCGACGTCCTCGCCAAGGCCGGCCTCACGCCGAACGACGGCCTCGGCGGCATCTACAAGGGCCTGGAGTCGCTGCCGGAGGGCGCCGAGGTCAAGGCGTCCTTCGACGCCGAGCTCGCCGAGGGCCCGGCCCTCGCGATGGTCGACTCCGACAAGGGCATCACCAACCTGCACGTGCCGTCCGACGTCATCGTCGACGCCTCGATGCCGGCCATGATCCGCACCTCCGGCCACATGTGGGGCCCCGACGGCCAGGAGGCCGACACCCTCGCCGTCCTCCCGGACAGCAGCTACGCGGGCGTCTACCAGGCCGTCATCGAGGACTGCCGCGCCAACGGCGCCTACGACCCGGCCACCATGGGCACCGTCCCGAACGTCGGCCTGATGGCGCAGAAGGCCGAGGAGTACGGCAGCCACGACAAGACGTTCGAGATCCCGGCCACCGGCACCGTCCGCGTCGTCGACGCCGAGGGCAACGCCGTCCTGGAGCAGACCGTCGGCGCCGGCGACATCTTCCGCATGTGCCAGACCAAGGACGCGCCGATCAAGGACTGGGTGAAGCTCGCCGTCACCCGCGCCCGCGCCACCGGCGACCCGGCCGTGTTCTGGCTGGACGAGACCCGCGCCCACGACGCGCAGCTCATCGCCAAGGTCAACGCCTACCTGCCCGAGCACGACACCGAGGGCCTGGACATCCGGATCCTGGCGCCGGTCGAGGCGACCCAGCTGTCCGTCGAGCGCATCCGCCGCGGCGAGAACACCATCTCCGTCACCGGCAACGTGCTCCGCGACTACCTGACCGACCTCTTCCCGATCCTGGAGCTGGGCACCAGCGCCAAGATGCTCTCGGTCGTCCCGCTGATGAACGGCGGCGGTCTGTTCGAGACGGGCGCCGGCGGCTCCGCCCCGAAGCACGTCCAGCAGCTCGTCAAGGAGAACTACCTCCGCTGGGACAGCCTCGGTGAGTTCCTGGCCCTCGCGGTGAGCTTCGAGCACCTCGCCACGACTACCGGCAACGCCCGTGCCAAGGTCCTCGCCGACACCCTGGACCGCGCCACCGGCACGTTCCTGGGCGAGGACAAGTCGCCGAGCCGCCGCCTCGGCGGCATCGACAACCGCGGCAGCCACTTCTACCTCGCCCTGTACTGGGCGCAGGAGCTGGCCGCCCAGTCCGACGACGCGCAGCTCGCGGAGGCCTTCGCCCCGCTGGCGAAGACGCTCGCGGAGCAGGAGGAGACCATCGTCGGCGAGCTGATCGCCGTGCAGGGCTCCCCGGCGGAGATCGGCGGCTACTACCAGCCCGACCCGGCCAAGGCGTCGGCCGTGATGCGTCCCTCCGAGACGCTGAACCAGGCGCTCGCCACGCTCGCCTGA
- a CDS encoding SpoIIE family protein phosphatase, with the protein MTGSVTLISESPEDPFSQGRAVSVVLDTHGLITGWSERAEELLGHSAAEVLGRPAIDVLVPPADRATVLEAVAACVRDRGWFGVVPVRAGDGGTLGFGVRARLVARAGGEWEWYVVGAPAAEVVQWEIDRSVMDGLFRTSPIGLSVHDTDLRILRVNRAVAHIGGIRPHQARGFRIGDFLVREDADLIEDRLRKVLETGTPLIFTEQSCRLLSAPAEERYVAVSAFRMQDATGRVQGVTLMVEDVTDRYRAQRRLALLSAAGTAIGTTLDVATTADELAAAAVPGLADCASVDLLEQVSRGEEPVADGSGGAVRRTALHSVIPKADLPMFPVGSLNVFPGDSVQARCLATRRPVLEPYIDSSHVPKGYEHMDLSGHNGMHSLIVVPLTARGLVLGFMSLWRSRLPEPFEEDDLTLAGELASRAAVSIDNARRFTQQRRTAVALQRRLLPRELPVHPAVVVAHRYMPAGGAAGVGGDWFDVIPLSGARVALVVGDVVGHGINAAATMGRLRTAVHTLADLDLEPDEVLSHLDDLVTRLAGEQEPDQEGTPGEQVVGATCLYAVYDPVSRQCCIARAGHPPPVLVTPQGQVSVPDLPVGPPLGLGGLPFETAELTLPEGSVVALYTNGLIDGARHDVDAGLARLCRSLDRPGRPLDTMAQEIVDALLPARPADDVALLLARTKTLSPRLVATWELSAEATAPSRARRLTAEQLTTWGLDELVFTTELIVSELVTNAYRYAGGPVTLRLIHHHRLICEVTDPSSTSPHLRRARTTDEGGRGLLLVAQLTERWGTRHAREGKTVWTEQLLPDPPRDGTG; encoded by the coding sequence ATGACCGGTTCCGTGACCTTGATCAGTGAGAGCCCGGAGGACCCGTTCTCGCAGGGTCGCGCCGTCTCCGTGGTGCTCGACACGCACGGCCTGATCACCGGATGGAGCGAGCGCGCCGAGGAGTTGCTGGGGCACTCCGCGGCCGAGGTGCTCGGACGTCCGGCGATCGACGTGCTCGTCCCCCCTGCGGACCGGGCGACGGTGCTGGAGGCCGTCGCCGCGTGTGTGCGCGACCGCGGCTGGTTCGGCGTGGTGCCGGTGCGCGCCGGGGACGGCGGCACCCTCGGCTTCGGCGTCCGGGCCCGGCTCGTCGCGCGGGCCGGCGGGGAGTGGGAGTGGTACGTCGTCGGGGCGCCCGCCGCCGAGGTGGTGCAGTGGGAGATCGACCGGTCGGTGATGGACGGGCTGTTCCGCACCTCGCCCATCGGTCTGTCGGTGCACGACACCGACCTGCGGATCCTGCGGGTGAACCGGGCCGTCGCGCACATCGGCGGTATCCGCCCCCACCAGGCACGCGGCTTCCGGATCGGCGACTTCCTGGTGCGCGAGGACGCCGACCTCATCGAGGACCGGCTGCGCAAGGTGCTGGAGACCGGCACGCCGCTGATCTTCACGGAGCAGTCCTGCCGGCTGCTCTCCGCCCCGGCCGAGGAGCGGTACGTCGCCGTCTCCGCCTTCCGCATGCAGGACGCCACGGGCAGGGTGCAGGGCGTCACCCTGATGGTCGAGGACGTCACCGACCGGTACCGGGCGCAGCGCAGGCTGGCCCTGCTCAGCGCGGCGGGCACCGCGATCGGCACCACGCTGGACGTCGCGACGACCGCGGACGAACTGGCCGCGGCGGCCGTGCCGGGGCTGGCCGACTGCGCCTCGGTGGACCTGCTGGAGCAGGTGAGCCGGGGCGAGGAGCCCGTCGCCGACGGCTCGGGCGGCGCGGTGCGCAGGACGGCGCTGCACAGTGTGATCCCCAAGGCGGACCTGCCGATGTTCCCCGTCGGCTCGCTCAACGTCTTCCCCGGCGATTCCGTGCAGGCCCGCTGCCTGGCGACCCGGCGGCCGGTGCTGGAGCCGTACATCGACTCCTCGCACGTGCCCAAGGGCTACGAGCACATGGACCTGTCCGGCCACAACGGCATGCACTCGCTGATCGTGGTGCCCCTGACCGCGCGGGGCCTGGTGCTCGGCTTCATGAGCCTGTGGCGGTCGCGGCTGCCGGAGCCGTTCGAGGAGGACGATCTGACGCTGGCGGGCGAGCTCGCCTCCCGTGCGGCCGTGTCGATCGACAACGCGCGCCGGTTCACCCAGCAGCGGCGCACCGCGGTCGCCCTCCAGCGCAGACTGCTGCCGCGCGAGCTGCCGGTGCACCCGGCGGTCGTGGTGGCGCACCGCTACATGCCGGCCGGGGGCGCGGCCGGGGTGGGCGGCGACTGGTTCGACGTGATCCCGCTGTCGGGCGCCCGGGTGGCCCTGGTGGTGGGCGACGTGGTCGGCCACGGCATCAACGCGGCGGCGACCATGGGCCGATTGCGCACGGCCGTGCACACCCTGGCGGATCTGGACCTCGAACCGGACGAGGTCCTGTCCCATCTCGACGACCTGGTGACACGGCTCGCGGGCGAGCAGGAGCCCGACCAGGAGGGCACCCCCGGCGAGCAGGTGGTGGGGGCGACCTGTCTGTACGCGGTCTACGACCCGGTGTCCCGGCAGTGCTGCATCGCGCGCGCCGGGCACCCCCCGCCGGTGCTGGTGACGCCGCAGGGGCAGGTGAGCGTGCCGGACCTGCCCGTGGGGCCGCCGCTGGGGCTGGGCGGGCTGCCGTTCGAGACCGCCGAGCTGACCCTCCCGGAGGGCAGTGTCGTCGCGCTGTACACCAACGGGCTGATCGACGGCGCCCGCCACGACGTGGACGCGGGGCTCGCCCGGCTGTGCCGCAGTCTCGACCGGCCCGGGCGCCCGCTCGACACCATGGCCCAGGAGATCGTGGACGCGCTGCTGCCCGCCCGGCCGGCCGACGACGTGGCGCTGCTGCTGGCCCGCACCAAGACGCTGTCGCCCCGGCTGGTCGCCACCTGGGAGCTGTCGGCGGAGGCGACCGCACCGTCACGGGCACGGCGGCTGACCGCCGAGCAGCTCACCACCTGGGGGCTGGACGAGCTGGTCTTCACCACCGAGCTGATCGTGAGCGAGCTGGTGACCAACGCCTACCGCTACGCCGGCGGGCCGGTGACGCTGCGGCTGATCCACCATCACCGGCTGATCTGCGAGGTCACCGACCCGAGCAGCACCTCGCCGCATCTGCGGCGGGCCCGCACCACCGACGAGGGCGGGCGCGGGCTGCTGCTCGTCGCGCAGCTGACGGAGCGCTGGGGCACCCGGCACGCCCGCGAGGGGAAGACCGTCTGGACGGAGCAGCTGCTGCCCGACCCGCCGCGCGACGGGACGGGGTGA
- a CDS encoding carbohydrate ABC transporter permease, translating into MSGHLTAERRPVTPAPPADAGRSRRTGRLGRLLSSSAVQALLIVVALVWITPLAGLFLSSLRDESDNASDGWWTAFTDPSQLSLDNYTALFQDSGITTAFWNTVLIAVPTTVLVVGIAALAGYAFAWLEFPGRDAVFLVVVGLLVVPVQIGLLPVAKLFGAVGLFGTVAGVVLFHVAYGLPFAVFLLRNYFAEIPREMLEAARMDGGSEWRIFSRLVLPLGRPAIASLAIFQFLWVWNDMLVALLFADSGSQPLTVALQSQMRQFGSNIGVLAPGAFLSLIVPLVVFFAFQRHFVQGVMAGSVK; encoded by the coding sequence ATGAGCGGCCACCTCACGGCCGAACGGCGGCCCGTCACCCCCGCGCCCCCGGCGGACGCCGGCCGGAGCCGCCGAACCGGCCGGCTCGGACGCCTGCTGAGCAGCTCCGCCGTCCAGGCGCTGCTGATCGTCGTCGCCCTGGTGTGGATCACTCCGCTGGCGGGCCTGTTCCTCTCCTCGCTGCGCGACGAGAGCGACAACGCGTCCGACGGCTGGTGGACGGCCTTCACCGACCCCTCCCAGCTGTCACTGGACAACTACACCGCGCTGTTCCAGGACTCCGGCATCACCACCGCCTTCTGGAACACGGTGCTGATCGCCGTCCCCACCACCGTGCTGGTCGTCGGCATCGCCGCCCTCGCCGGCTATGCCTTCGCCTGGCTGGAGTTCCCCGGCCGGGACGCGGTCTTCCTGGTGGTCGTCGGCCTGCTGGTGGTGCCCGTCCAGATCGGGCTGCTGCCGGTCGCCAAGCTCTTCGGAGCCGTCGGGCTGTTCGGCACGGTGGCCGGTGTGGTCCTCTTCCACGTCGCCTACGGGCTGCCCTTCGCGGTGTTCCTGCTGCGGAACTACTTCGCGGAGATTCCGCGCGAGATGCTGGAGGCCGCCCGGATGGACGGCGGCAGCGAGTGGCGGATCTTCTCCCGGCTGGTGCTGCCGCTCGGCCGCCCCGCCATCGCCAGCCTCGCGATCTTCCAGTTCCTGTGGGTGTGGAACGACATGCTCGTGGCGCTGCTCTTCGCCGACAGCGGCTCGCAGCCGCTGACCGTGGCGCTCCAGTCCCAGATGCGCCAGTTCGGCAGCAACATCGGCGTCCTCGCCCCGGGCGCCTTCCTGTCGCTGATCGTCCCGCTGGTCGTGTTCTTCGCCTTCCAGAGGCACTTCGTCCAGGGAGTGATGGCGGGATCCGTGAAGTAG
- a CDS encoding glutamate ABC transporter substrate-binding protein: MNPCKSAAFAAVTVLAITLTATSCSSDSGSPDSGPSDGTTSADRPRLPTYEVATGVSIDSPTLERAQKAGKIVIGVKNDQPFLGFQDESGQRSGFDIEVAKMIAADLGFAPRHIEFKTVDTGKREAAIAAGQVDLYVGTYTINDERKKKVGFAGPYYLAGADLLVRADDRTIGGPYSLQGKTVCSVTGATALKEIQKEEYNTTTVGTEKYSQCVDKLVKGEVDAVTTDDAILMGYAAQVPGKLKVVGNPFTEEPYGIGMNKDDTALREAVSDAIEEHDANGDQEKAYDATLGLSGSKYGGTPTVDRY; encoded by the coding sequence ATGAACCCCTGCAAGTCGGCCGCGTTCGCGGCGGTCACCGTGCTTGCGATCACCCTCACCGCCACCTCCTGCAGCTCGGACTCCGGTTCCCCGGACTCCGGACCGTCGGACGGCACCACCTCCGCCGACCGGCCGCGGCTTCCCACCTACGAGGTCGCGACCGGCGTCTCGATCGACTCGCCGACCCTGGAGCGGGCGCAGAAGGCCGGCAAGATCGTGATCGGCGTCAAGAACGACCAGCCCTTCCTCGGCTTCCAGGACGAGAGCGGGCAGCGGTCCGGCTTCGACATCGAGGTCGCCAAGATGATCGCCGCCGATCTCGGCTTCGCCCCGCGGCACATCGAGTTCAAGACGGTCGACACCGGCAAGCGCGAGGCGGCCATCGCAGCCGGGCAGGTGGATCTGTACGTGGGCACGTACACGATCAACGACGAGCGCAAGAAGAAGGTCGGCTTCGCCGGGCCGTACTACCTGGCCGGCGCCGACCTGCTGGTCCGCGCCGACGACCGGACCATCGGCGGCCCGTACTCCCTCCAGGGCAAGACCGTCTGCTCGGTGACGGGCGCGACGGCGCTGAAGGAGATCCAGAAGGAGGAGTACAACACCACCACGGTGGGCACCGAGAAGTACTCCCAGTGCGTGGACAAGCTCGTGAAGGGCGAGGTCGACGCCGTCACCACGGACGACGCCATCCTCATGGGGTACGCGGCGCAGGTCCCCGGCAAGCTCAAGGTCGTCGGCAACCCGTTCACCGAGGAGCCCTACGGCATCGGGATGAACAAGGACGACACGGCGCTGCGCGAGGCGGTGTCCGACGCCATCGAGGAGCACGACGCCAACGGCGACCAGGAGAAGGCGTACGACGCCACCCTCGGTCTGTCCGGCTCCAAGTACGGCGGCACGCCGACCGTCGACCGCTACTGA
- a CDS encoding acyl-CoA dehydrogenase family protein — MRTSTRTGRTADDELWRRVVSELADDLAVDALTRDRAGKPPYDEVARLKEAGLPGLLVPPGAGERGTDLRGACAVLGELAAADSSVAELLARHYALTWSGRLFGTPADAERFERRTAAGGHLLAGGVDLPETAAGPPLTLRTTGNGRMLSGCRTLEAGATVADCLVVDASPAPGGDPLVVLVDPAHPGVQVSPAPERLGQRLTGAGSVVFDSVPVTADDVVGAVPRDERALAPLTALTPLVLRLLLSHVALGTAEGALAEARDISRAARAADPREGGRLFDGVDGRPATDPYLLLAYGESATEAHAAASVVERATAALADGLAAGRELTADESADIAALVGAAEAVTARSAVHITTRVLGLFPGAGPAAADPGLDRFWRNARVLTARHSAAHSLRDIGDHYLNGSLPRLAGHR; from the coding sequence GTGCGTACGTCGACTCGGACAGGCCGTACGGCCGACGACGAGCTGTGGCGGCGGGTGGTCAGCGAACTCGCCGACGACCTCGCGGTCGACGCCCTGACCCGTGACCGCGCGGGCAAGCCGCCGTACGACGAGGTCGCCCGCCTCAAGGAGGCGGGCCTGCCGGGCCTGCTCGTGCCGCCGGGAGCCGGGGAGCGCGGGACGGATCTGCGCGGCGCCTGCGCGGTGCTGGGCGAACTCGCGGCCGCCGACAGCTCGGTGGCCGAACTCCTCGCCCGGCACTACGCCCTGACCTGGAGCGGCCGGCTGTTCGGCACCCCGGCGGACGCGGAGCGGTTCGAGCGGCGCACGGCGGCCGGCGGGCATCTGCTCGCCGGCGGCGTCGACCTGCCCGAGACGGCGGCCGGCCCGCCGCTCACCCTGCGCACGACGGGCAACGGCCGGATGCTGAGCGGCTGTCGCACCCTGGAGGCCGGCGCCACGGTCGCCGACTGCCTGGTCGTCGACGCCTCCCCCGCCCCCGGCGGCGATCCGCTCGTCGTGCTGGTGGACCCGGCCCACCCGGGCGTCCAGGTCAGCCCCGCGCCCGAACGCCTCGGGCAGCGGCTCACCGGCGCCGGCAGCGTCGTCTTCGACTCCGTACCGGTGACGGCCGACGACGTGGTGGGAGCGGTGCCGCGCGACGAGCGGGCCCTCGCGCCGCTCACCGCGCTCACACCGCTGGTCCTCCGGCTGCTGCTGAGCCATGTGGCCCTCGGCACCGCGGAGGGGGCGCTCGCCGAGGCCCGGGACATCAGCCGGGCGGCCCGGGCGGCGGATCCGCGCGAGGGCGGCCGCCTCTTCGACGGGGTGGACGGGCGCCCCGCCACCGACCCGTATCTCCTGCTCGCCTACGGGGAGTCGGCGACCGAGGCCCATGCCGCGGCCTCCGTCGTGGAGCGGGCGACCGCGGCCCTGGCGGACGGTCTGGCGGCCGGCCGGGAGCTGACCGCCGACGAGAGCGCGGACATCGCCGCGCTGGTGGGCGCGGCCGAGGCGGTCACCGCCCGGTCGGCCGTGCACATCACCACCCGGGTGCTCGGCCTCTTCCCCGGCGCCGGCCCCGCGGCGGCCGACCCCGGCCTGGACCGCTTCTGGCGCAACGCACGGGTGCTGACGGCCCGTCACTCCGCCGCCCACAGCCTGCGCGACATCGGGGACCACTACCTGAACGGAAGCCTGCCCCGGCTCGCGGGCCACCGCTGA
- a CDS encoding carbohydrate ABC transporter permease has product MADTHTTRAAAPPRRGAPADPRRGARRRKRLLAVAFVLPALLLLGALVVYPVVFSVGRSLFDASGDRFVGAGNYAEIFRDPATLKAIRNSTIWVVVAPTLLTGLGLVLAVLTEKVRWATAFKLVLFLPMAVSFLAAGIIFRLAYEQDPDRGVLNAVVTEVHDVFEDPAAYPTARAREGQGLTGGAGGPYTTGTAYGPGEAAALGFVGIAPEDMPGGAADAAGEPPPAGELGGVVWLDFAPGGKGTPGEVDPGEKGLPGMTVEAVRDGKAVATATTAADGSFRFTGLDGDGYTYRLPAANFAAPYEGVSWLGPALVTPAIIGAYLWVWTGFAMVLIGAGLASIPRDALEAARMDGASEGQIFRRITVPLLAPVLTVVFVTLVINVMKVFDLVWIIAPGPVQEEADVLATRMWLVSFGGGNDQGLGSALAVLLLLLVVPAMIFNIRRFRRSGA; this is encoded by the coding sequence ATGGCCGACACCCACACGACCCGCGCCGCGGCACCCCCGCGGCGCGGGGCCCCGGCGGACCCCCGCCGCGGCGCCCGGCGCAGGAAGCGCCTGCTCGCCGTCGCCTTCGTCCTGCCCGCCCTGCTGCTCCTCGGCGCCCTGGTGGTCTACCCGGTCGTCTTCTCCGTCGGGCGCAGCCTCTTCGACGCGAGCGGCGACCGCTTCGTCGGCGCCGGGAACTACGCGGAGATCTTCCGGGACCCGGCCACCCTCAAGGCCATCCGCAACAGCACCATCTGGGTCGTCGTGGCGCCCACTCTGCTGACCGGGCTCGGCCTGGTGCTCGCGGTGCTCACCGAGAAGGTGCGCTGGGCCACCGCGTTCAAGCTGGTGCTGTTCCTGCCCATGGCCGTCTCCTTCCTGGCCGCCGGCATCATCTTCCGGCTCGCCTACGAGCAGGACCCGGACCGGGGCGTGCTCAACGCCGTCGTCACCGAGGTCCACGACGTCTTCGAGGACCCCGCCGCCTACCCGACGGCACGGGCGCGCGAAGGCCAGGGACTCACCGGCGGCGCGGGCGGCCCGTACACCACCGGCACCGCCTACGGCCCCGGCGAGGCGGCGGCCCTCGGCTTCGTGGGCATCGCCCCCGAGGACATGCCCGGCGGCGCCGCCGACGCGGCCGGCGAGCCGCCCCCGGCGGGCGAGCTCGGGGGAGTGGTCTGGCTCGACTTCGCCCCCGGCGGCAAGGGCACCCCGGGCGAGGTCGACCCCGGCGAGAAGGGCCTGCCGGGCATGACCGTCGAGGCGGTGCGGGACGGCAAGGCCGTCGCCACGGCCACCACGGCGGCCGACGGCTCCTTCCGCTTCACCGGACTGGACGGCGACGGGTACACCTACCGGCTGCCGGCCGCGAACTTCGCGGCGCCCTACGAGGGCGTGAGCTGGCTCGGCCCCGCGCTGGTCACCCCGGCGATCATCGGCGCCTACCTCTGGGTGTGGACGGGCTTCGCCATGGTGCTGATCGGGGCCGGCCTCGCCTCCATCCCGCGCGACGCGCTGGAGGCGGCCCGGATGGACGGTGCCAGCGAGGGCCAGATCTTCCGCAGGATCACCGTGCCGCTGCTCGCCCCGGTGCTCACCGTCGTCTTCGTCACCCTCGTCATCAACGTGATGAAGGTCTTCGACCTCGTGTGGATCATCGCCCCCGGCCCCGTGCAGGAGGAGGCCGACGTCCTGGCGACCCGCATGTGGCTGGTGTCCTTCGGCGGCGGCAACGACCAGGGGCTCGGCAGCGCGCTCGCCGTCCTGCTGCTCCTCCTGGTCGTCCCCGCGATGATCTTCAACATCCGGCGTTTCCGAAGGAGCGGCGCATGA
- a CDS encoding RrF2 family transcriptional regulator, with protein MRISARADYAVCAAVLLAAAPGGGPLKAEAMAEAQDIPHKFLEGILGDMRRGGLVRSQRGGNGGYWLARPAEAISVADVIRAVDGPLVSVRGVRPPELSYTGPAEPLQPLWVALRAGVRQILEGVTIAAIAADRLPEGVSALTEDPAAWTNP; from the coding sequence ATGCGCATTTCAGCCAGGGCCGACTACGCGGTGTGTGCCGCCGTGCTGCTCGCCGCCGCCCCTGGCGGGGGGCCGCTGAAGGCCGAGGCGATGGCCGAGGCCCAGGACATCCCGCACAAGTTCCTGGAGGGGATCCTGGGCGACATGCGCCGGGGCGGGCTGGTGCGCAGCCAGCGGGGCGGCAACGGCGGCTACTGGCTGGCGAGGCCGGCGGAGGCGATCAGCGTGGCCGACGTCATCCGCGCGGTGGACGGTCCGCTGGTGTCGGTCCGGGGCGTGCGGCCGCCGGAACTCTCCTACACCGGGCCCGCGGAGCCGCTGCAGCCGCTGTGGGTGGCCCTGCGGGCGGGGGTGCGGCAGATCCTGGAGGGGGTCACGATCGCGGCGATCGCCGCCGACCGGCTGCCGGAGGGGGTCTCGGCGCTGACCGAGGACCCGGCCGCGTGGACCAACCCCTGA